A part of Myxococcus landrumus genomic DNA contains:
- a CDS encoding lysophospholipid acyltransferase family protein produces the protein MLFLCAVVVWALTTPFDRNGRVLHLYSCFWAQLYFYVNPFWHLKVDGREHLPWRGPAVLVSNHESLGDILVLFGLYRPFKWVSKAANFNLPLIGWNMRLNRYVPLVRGDKESIIQMMEQSERWLARGVPVLLFPEGTRSADGQLKPFKDGAFALALKMRCPIIPIVLTGTARTLPKHGLVLETSAHCHVQVMPPVDSTGFQDVATLREHIRDLIVAEKARLEAPPASA, from the coding sequence GTGCTCTTCCTCTGCGCCGTCGTGGTCTGGGCCCTCACCACGCCGTTCGACAGGAACGGGCGGGTGCTGCACCTGTATTCGTGCTTCTGGGCGCAGCTCTACTTCTACGTGAACCCCTTCTGGCACCTGAAGGTGGACGGCCGTGAGCACCTGCCCTGGCGCGGCCCCGCGGTGCTCGTGTCCAACCATGAGTCGCTGGGCGACATCCTGGTCCTCTTCGGGCTCTATCGCCCCTTCAAGTGGGTCTCCAAGGCCGCCAACTTCAACCTGCCGCTCATCGGCTGGAACATGCGGCTCAACCGCTACGTGCCGCTGGTGCGAGGGGACAAGGAGAGCATCATCCAGATGATGGAGCAGAGCGAGCGCTGGCTCGCGCGCGGCGTTCCCGTCCTCCTGTTTCCGGAGGGCACGCGCTCCGCGGACGGACAGCTCAAGCCCTTCAAGGACGGCGCCTTCGCCCTGGCCTTGAAGATGCGCTGCCCCATCATCCCCATCGTGCTCACGGGCACCGCCCGCACCCTGCCCAAGCATGGCCTGGTGCTGGAGACGTCCGCGCACTGCCACGTCCAGGTCATGCCGCCGGTCGACTCGACGGGCTTCCAGGATGTGGCCACCCTGCGAGAGCACATCCGGGACCTCATCGTCGCGGAGAAGGCCCGCCTGGAGGCGCCTCCCGCCAGCGCCTGA
- a CDS encoding carboxypeptidase-like regulatory domain-containing protein, whose amino-acid sequence MRRPSAVALMLGVLALGSVVAVIAFRASSHEAPSSTGPTPVAARPSTPREPTPPPRGTLSIRGRVLREDQSPAGGVEVSATRSIPGESLSGRPCGKDTETPLSSAQCEDLRTLLEVIDEGSGAAPVVGQATTAEDGSFTLEGLAEGTVALWALSPRGATVNLTVATGTQDVTLVLAREIRGQGRVIDEAARPVVNATVTLFHLEHSRYFEVFTDKDGRFALGPLPQGDYTLVIFSPGMLPLHVPDLFLENLHEEELVLHRPRSIVGQVLQDERPVAGAQVETHDAWYRQVTDAQGRFTLENLYPGRFILWARHGDQQGEVVTELEEEQDRVEVTVRLGTLFRVMGTVRDEAGKPVADALVEMNGAEDVIRTRPAHATTKEDGTFVLDHAPQGPMSFSAWAEGFQQSEPQGQVVTADLPPLDFVLKRAFVVEGIVTDAEGKPLAEALVTGVKRTNALRPRHEKPPESPYDLAGTVDSYTNEQGRFLLSLTEPGIHIITPEADGFLGTSVEVEAPARDVKLVMNPGARLQGLVVDARGEPIPEVTLTLWDGKEKELLVSMGPSDEHGRFSVGGLPSGGPFSLKAEFEVGGIHRTSVPVELRDTETTKVTVRMDTGLSVSGVVVDEAGVPVADVGVHGASLEESNARSMDEESPSDSVVPSIATTDAQGRFTLHHVPPGACRLMIQKQGYVLRGDPATDSEPLPHDPRVIVPAGAKDVRLVLLYQGSIRGRLMREDYSPITRFNINEEPRRDPLGAFRVPVDPPGNMTLTLEAPGLTRLVREVHVEPGQDVDLGDVVLKAGRRVRGRVLDARTSQPVVGVEIEASTPPASTPVRDPEAYVAPLANVSTGAGGVFELPPLEHGPLLLKFLHPEYLSHEEHIGPADTELETRLSSGARLAGTVVDRRGRPVQSHVEIKPLSPQNEATRYKYTRGRQGAFSASGLMPGDYSVVPSEAENVEGDTVSFIPRLVSLGPSESKTLQFQERVGQGALKLRLVEPGRSPEDPFGGIAFIKVHLFPGPLPAITSRRQWDQLSQSLAVPRLEDPMTLEEHLSFSELPLGRYTFAMRGTDVRTRQVVLHREEVEVSSPGVITIDLRPRWVPLAEP is encoded by the coding sequence ATGCGAAGGCCATCCGCGGTGGCACTGATGCTCGGTGTGCTGGCACTGGGCTCCGTCGTGGCGGTCATCGCCTTCCGCGCGTCCTCCCACGAAGCGCCCTCCTCCACCGGGCCCACGCCCGTCGCCGCGAGGCCCTCCACACCGCGCGAGCCGACCCCGCCGCCACGGGGCACGCTGTCCATCCGAGGCCGCGTCCTCCGCGAGGACCAGAGCCCCGCCGGGGGCGTGGAGGTCTCCGCCACGCGGTCCATCCCCGGGGAGTCCCTGTCCGGACGTCCTTGTGGCAAGGACACCGAGACGCCGCTGTCCTCGGCCCAGTGCGAGGACTTGCGAACGCTCCTCGAGGTGATTGACGAGGGCTCGGGCGCGGCGCCCGTCGTGGGGCAGGCCACCACGGCGGAGGATGGCTCCTTCACGCTGGAGGGACTGGCCGAGGGCACTGTCGCGCTCTGGGCCCTCTCTCCTCGGGGCGCGACGGTGAACCTCACCGTGGCGACGGGTACCCAGGATGTGACGCTGGTGCTCGCGCGCGAGATTCGCGGACAGGGACGCGTCATCGACGAGGCCGCGCGCCCCGTGGTGAACGCCACCGTGACGCTCTTCCATCTCGAACACTCCCGCTACTTCGAGGTGTTCACCGACAAGGACGGCCGCTTCGCCCTGGGCCCCTTGCCGCAAGGCGACTACACGCTCGTCATCTTCAGCCCCGGCATGCTCCCGCTCCATGTGCCCGACCTCTTCCTGGAGAATCTCCACGAGGAGGAGCTCGTGCTGCACCGGCCCCGGAGCATCGTCGGGCAGGTGCTCCAGGACGAGCGCCCCGTCGCGGGGGCCCAGGTGGAGACCCACGACGCCTGGTACCGCCAGGTGACGGACGCGCAGGGGCGCTTCACGCTGGAGAACCTCTACCCCGGGCGCTTCATCCTGTGGGCGCGCCACGGCGACCAGCAGGGCGAGGTGGTGACGGAGCTCGAGGAGGAGCAGGACCGGGTGGAGGTGACGGTGCGGTTGGGGACGCTCTTCCGCGTGATGGGCACGGTGCGCGACGAAGCGGGCAAGCCCGTGGCGGATGCACTGGTGGAGATGAACGGCGCGGAGGACGTGATTCGCACCCGCCCCGCTCACGCCACCACGAAGGAAGACGGAACCTTCGTGCTCGACCACGCGCCCCAGGGCCCCATGTCCTTCAGCGCCTGGGCCGAGGGCTTTCAACAGTCCGAGCCCCAGGGCCAGGTGGTGACGGCCGACCTGCCGCCCCTCGACTTCGTGCTGAAGCGCGCCTTCGTCGTGGAGGGCATCGTCACGGACGCGGAGGGAAAGCCGCTCGCGGAGGCGCTGGTCACCGGCGTGAAGCGGACCAACGCGCTTCGCCCCCGGCATGAAAAGCCCCCGGAGTCGCCCTATGACCTGGCGGGGACGGTGGACTCGTACACCAACGAGCAGGGCCGCTTCCTGCTCAGCCTGACCGAGCCGGGAATCCACATCATCACCCCCGAGGCCGACGGGTTCCTCGGAACCTCCGTGGAGGTGGAGGCGCCCGCCCGGGACGTGAAGCTGGTGATGAACCCGGGGGCGCGGCTGCAAGGCCTCGTGGTGGACGCGCGCGGCGAGCCCATCCCGGAGGTCACCCTCACCCTCTGGGATGGCAAGGAGAAGGAGCTGCTCGTCTCCATGGGCCCCAGCGACGAACACGGGCGCTTCAGCGTGGGGGGTCTGCCCTCGGGCGGGCCGTTCTCACTCAAGGCGGAGTTCGAAGTGGGCGGCATCCATCGCACCTCCGTCCCCGTGGAGCTTCGCGACACGGAGACGACGAAGGTGACGGTGCGCATGGACACCGGGCTGTCCGTGTCGGGCGTCGTCGTGGATGAAGCGGGAGTCCCCGTCGCCGACGTCGGGGTGCATGGCGCGTCCCTCGAGGAGAGCAACGCGAGGAGCATGGATGAGGAGTCCCCCAGCGACTCCGTGGTGCCCTCCATCGCCACCACGGATGCCCAGGGACGCTTCACCCTCCACCACGTGCCGCCGGGAGCCTGTCGGCTGATGATTCAGAAGCAGGGCTACGTCCTGCGTGGAGACCCCGCCACCGACTCGGAGCCGCTGCCCCATGACCCTCGCGTCATCGTGCCCGCGGGAGCGAAGGATGTCCGGCTGGTGCTGCTGTACCAGGGGAGCATCCGCGGCCGGCTGATGCGCGAGGACTACTCGCCCATCACCCGCTTCAACATCAACGAGGAGCCCCGGAGAGATCCGCTCGGGGCCTTCCGCGTGCCGGTGGACCCGCCGGGCAACATGACCTTGACGCTGGAGGCGCCGGGCCTCACGCGCCTGGTGCGCGAGGTCCACGTGGAGCCGGGCCAGGACGTGGACCTGGGCGACGTGGTCCTCAAGGCGGGACGGCGGGTGCGCGGCCGGGTGCTGGACGCGCGCACCTCCCAGCCCGTGGTCGGCGTGGAGATTGAAGCCAGCACCCCACCCGCCTCCACGCCCGTCCGGGACCCCGAGGCGTATGTCGCGCCCCTCGCGAATGTCAGCACGGGCGCGGGAGGCGTCTTCGAGCTGCCGCCCCTGGAGCACGGGCCCCTGCTCTTGAAGTTCCTCCATCCCGAGTACCTGTCCCACGAGGAGCACATCGGCCCCGCGGACACGGAGCTGGAGACAAGGCTCTCCTCCGGCGCGCGGCTGGCGGGCACGGTGGTGGACCGGCGCGGGCGCCCCGTCCAGAGCCACGTGGAGATAAAGCCCCTGTCTCCCCAGAACGAAGCCACCCGGTACAAGTACACCCGAGGAAGACAGGGGGCCTTCAGCGCCTCGGGACTGATGCCCGGGGACTACTCCGTCGTGCCTTCGGAGGCGGAGAACGTCGAGGGAGACACCGTCTCCTTCATCCCCCGGCTCGTGAGCCTGGGCCCCTCCGAGAGCAAGACCCTCCAGTTCCAGGAGCGGGTGGGCCAGGGCGCGCTCAAGCTGCGTCTGGTGGAGCCGGGCCGCAGCCCCGAGGACCCCTTCGGCGGCATCGCGTTCATCAAGGTCCACCTGTTCCCCGGCCCCCTCCCCGCCATCACGTCCCGGAGGCAGTGGGACCAGCTCTCCCAGTCCCTGGCGGTGCCTCGCCTCGAGGACCCCATGACCCTCGAAGAGCACCTGTCCTTCTCGGAGCTGCCCCTGGGCCGCTACACCTTCGCCATGAGGGGCACGGATGTCCGGACGCGACAGGTCGTGCTCCACCGCGAGGAGGTCGAGGTCTCCTCCCCGGGTGTCATCACCATCGACCTGCGGCCTCGGTGGGTGCCCCTCGCCGAGCCGTGA
- a CDS encoding HEAT repeat domain-containing protein, with amino-acid sequence MSVLAIGNIEKLRALAANTRVLLLGGARASTASRVTAFEPGTNKVLWSTEFPSAVNALALSGERFAAACADGALCFGTLSDGQVQGRLEGAHAGGITSLASGVDGKLLFSAGVDGAVRGWEWESTRKVHEWTAASQPLRAVAVDPSGTYVACGGDDGVVRSITRATGERRDMAGHEGAVRALAFTPRDGRLVSGGDDGKLRFWYLVGAVEFEVRGDKDTGHAGTVLALLFPPTPAAQNDEEPSDRVWSAGSDGKVKAWKLDERRKPRTFDCGSKPVNALVFMPPANPRVAKTALGSVFTASDDRRVFRFGIEVDGKPANDQDTSRHGLDVLTESLKAGRPKREAAIREAVVLDEPEALEFVLQVLSTDKEAEVRRVAAIELGLKGRVGARVKLRERLSDDHPQVRAESFKALERLETESALAAPRAALESRFVDMRVEGLRKLAKLGGTSPLVPSLIAGMLGQNDSAVALAALDALVEVSPAGDTEPLRAAFERGLSALRVEVLIRIAGAGFLGHPRLQPLVARALDDVEADVRRVAFTIRVMERRALSHALETRDEDFARSVKDVARRLAMRTRQGTPSLTDADIQAARDTMPAQGTVGGTLTENDLEPLVAAMACRTPDTAVNGARGLALLGDARALGALLQLSREPEAVIRRQAALSLQALQDARARERLVWMLDDENADVRAVSLDAVVALSAEAPLTSAEAALRSGHEDVRVRGLDRLVKLGAAAQGAESLLGDALEDESAKVRGEAFRTLWAWNEKVPEKALDRALSGRFPDLRHRAVEVLSQRGTEGWAQERLKKSVEDRDASVATAAYEAWVKLVGKEKPEPHLAALASTLTSVRVLGAKGSVHAPAEPLRSPLLKRVQDEEVEVAVAALEALDKLITAENGPLLAGLAAASLLVRVRAAELLAPRGAEDIIEPMRGLMDKELERTYPLAFLAPLRVRAARALASLGSRRLLSWFATTLLTSDQGDLQEQGARGLATASRRGDEGYLLDTLGHANVAVRSWGADGLSRLGDVRALPVLTGNLRNDHLPIRLGAILSFAALGSQGDGGLLHGLEDRAREVQEMVFAIVLARDLRASRQGEPPDLLASALSSGRPEVRYAAARALELRTEPDAYRAHLVDVLLPPRPDKVGDMKDWPSEEDRAKRVVGLAEALSSGQPEQRYAAAQVLLLRNKPLDYFREAQKVARPRTLESPWKPETAPTTSPVQATPGKSWLRRLFSAVKPGTSAPEPTANEERQHLRRLAFGAYVGLLRQVAAGDDESHRVRRDAVDRVVKLTQEGYAGTPAAVAALLRALEDPHQLVRKAALAGLKELYPAGSDEPLSLALASLSPDVARAALDELAARGDAAKARITAALNSPLADVRRYAFELLEKLSPSGSLEPLLAALSSEHADLRVGVIERLAGANDSRVTEALGRAMASEHDDLRLRASELLAMRGDDRAVEVLAIFLRSETAPVAKRALEALHRLGTPAAVNALAARLAAAPDVNERQRLVAALGQTRRPEALDVLARRSQEDESSAVRVATVAAAIHVAGPDEKKRDHALAVRFLRAAVKSADAAVRLEALRPLEHGAEVGQSEILLSLFSDRDGAVRAEAVALYSKRVVEHGAPVAPLEDVLRAGARELMLPAAEAVAHLRGVSSLRPLLLYARAGEDGQRERALLALGSLGDVRALSELEAVAAGGTPEAPTEPSMVWAAMEGLGRLAGRMPDSDERRRIEEKVEAAAVEGSSTELQEAGVKGLRAIGGERARVKLEALLLDPGTDSDVALTVVKELAKLKDLESEAALATTLDADDDDLRKEARKALDVLFPKERTRVEFLAVASKYEDISDPAADYLAKEGEPALLVPRLATLTSQDLRLRLRRGLARRGVMPVPETVALLGHDKVAAREEAALLLGTWTGEARQPGQVDLSGVARALVATERRTATEWASTLPGPKRQEQTTAWERLLWAGSRLGAAGIADSARAILQGGEAKAPASVRREAANALERLGTPGGTLKLVGQDAGPVMSNEKERAASAEVLKAALTDPDAQVRSAVADALAHLVPERAGAWALEVKPFDPVAMGPMGAKVSTDALVTSEGRRLAEPALLGSRNLAPLKVLSTNAKPEVKQEAWAGMGRLGGDEAAKLLHESAFDKSNSVELRKAAWRAHKRARRAADRTRKLSQRQTEKEGTQS; translated from the coding sequence ATGTCCGTCCTCGCCATCGGCAACATCGAGAAGCTCCGTGCACTCGCGGCCAACACGCGGGTGCTGCTGCTCGGCGGCGCTCGCGCCTCCACCGCCAGCCGCGTCACCGCGTTCGAGCCCGGCACCAACAAGGTGCTGTGGAGCACTGAGTTCCCCTCCGCGGTGAATGCCCTGGCCCTCTCGGGCGAGCGCTTCGCCGCCGCGTGCGCCGACGGCGCGCTGTGCTTCGGCACGCTGTCCGACGGACAGGTGCAGGGGCGGCTCGAGGGTGCCCACGCGGGCGGCATCACCTCGCTGGCCTCCGGCGTGGACGGCAAGCTGCTCTTCAGCGCGGGCGTGGATGGCGCCGTGCGCGGGTGGGAGTGGGAGTCCACGCGCAAGGTGCATGAGTGGACCGCGGCCTCGCAGCCGCTGCGCGCCGTGGCGGTGGACCCGTCCGGCACGTATGTCGCGTGTGGTGGCGACGACGGCGTGGTGCGCTCCATCACCCGCGCCACGGGTGAGCGGCGCGACATGGCGGGCCACGAGGGCGCGGTGCGCGCGCTGGCCTTCACGCCGCGCGACGGCCGGCTCGTCTCCGGTGGCGACGATGGCAAGCTGCGCTTCTGGTACCTGGTGGGCGCGGTGGAGTTCGAGGTCCGCGGCGACAAGGACACCGGCCATGCGGGCACCGTGCTCGCCCTGCTCTTCCCGCCCACGCCCGCCGCGCAGAACGACGAGGAGCCCTCCGACCGCGTCTGGTCCGCGGGCAGCGACGGCAAGGTGAAGGCGTGGAAGCTGGACGAGCGCCGCAAGCCGCGCACGTTCGACTGCGGCAGCAAGCCGGTGAACGCGCTCGTGTTCATGCCGCCCGCCAACCCGCGCGTGGCGAAGACGGCGCTGGGCTCGGTCTTCACCGCGAGCGACGACCGCCGCGTCTTCCGCTTCGGCATCGAGGTGGACGGCAAGCCGGCCAATGACCAGGACACCTCGCGGCACGGCCTGGACGTGCTGACGGAGTCGCTGAAGGCGGGCCGCCCCAAGCGCGAGGCCGCCATTCGCGAGGCCGTGGTGCTGGACGAGCCGGAGGCGCTCGAGTTCGTGCTCCAGGTGCTGAGCACGGACAAGGAGGCGGAGGTCCGCCGCGTCGCCGCCATCGAGCTGGGCCTGAAGGGCCGCGTCGGCGCGCGCGTCAAGCTGCGCGAGCGCCTCAGCGACGACCACCCCCAGGTGCGCGCGGAGTCCTTCAAGGCGCTCGAGCGCCTGGAGACGGAGTCCGCGCTGGCCGCTCCCCGCGCCGCGCTGGAATCGCGCTTCGTGGACATGCGGGTGGAGGGCCTGCGGAAGCTGGCGAAGCTGGGCGGCACGTCCCCGCTCGTGCCCTCCCTCATCGCGGGGATGCTCGGGCAGAACGACTCCGCGGTGGCGCTGGCCGCCCTGGATGCGCTCGTCGAGGTGAGCCCCGCGGGAGACACCGAGCCCCTGCGCGCCGCCTTCGAGCGCGGCCTCTCCGCGCTGCGCGTGGAGGTGCTCATCCGCATCGCCGGGGCGGGCTTCCTGGGCCACCCCCGGCTCCAGCCGCTGGTCGCTCGCGCGCTGGATGACGTGGAAGCCGACGTGCGCCGCGTGGCCTTCACCATCCGCGTGATGGAGCGCCGGGCCCTGTCCCACGCGCTGGAGACCCGCGACGAGGACTTCGCGCGCTCCGTCAAGGACGTGGCCCGCCGCCTGGCCATGCGCACGCGGCAGGGGACCCCGTCGCTCACGGACGCGGACATCCAGGCCGCTCGCGACACCATGCCCGCGCAGGGCACCGTCGGGGGCACGCTGACGGAGAACGACCTGGAGCCGCTGGTCGCCGCCATGGCGTGCCGCACGCCGGACACCGCCGTCAATGGCGCGCGGGGCCTGGCGCTGCTGGGTGACGCGCGAGCGCTGGGCGCGCTGCTGCAGTTGTCCCGCGAGCCCGAGGCGGTCATCCGCCGTCAGGCCGCCCTCTCGCTCCAGGCCCTCCAGGATGCTCGCGCCCGCGAGCGGCTGGTGTGGATGCTGGACGACGAGAACGCGGACGTGCGCGCCGTCTCGCTCGACGCCGTGGTGGCGCTGAGCGCGGAGGCTCCGCTGACGTCGGCCGAGGCGGCGCTGCGCTCCGGCCACGAGGACGTGCGCGTGCGCGGCCTGGACCGGCTGGTGAAGCTGGGCGCGGCGGCACAGGGCGCGGAGTCGCTGCTCGGCGACGCGCTGGAGGACGAGTCCGCCAAGGTGCGCGGCGAGGCGTTCCGGACGCTGTGGGCCTGGAACGAGAAGGTGCCGGAGAAGGCCCTGGACCGCGCGCTCTCGGGCCGCTTCCCGGACCTGCGTCACCGCGCGGTGGAGGTCCTCTCCCAGCGCGGCACCGAGGGCTGGGCGCAGGAGCGCCTGAAGAAGTCCGTGGAGGACCGCGACGCGAGCGTCGCCACCGCCGCCTACGAGGCGTGGGTGAAGCTGGTGGGCAAGGAGAAGCCGGAGCCGCACCTGGCGGCCCTGGCCTCCACGCTCACCTCCGTGCGCGTGCTGGGCGCGAAGGGCTCCGTGCACGCTCCCGCGGAGCCGCTGCGCTCGCCGCTGCTCAAGCGCGTGCAGGACGAGGAAGTGGAAGTCGCCGTCGCCGCGCTGGAGGCGCTGGACAAGCTGATCACGGCGGAGAACGGGCCGCTGCTCGCGGGCCTCGCCGCCGCATCGCTGCTGGTGCGCGTGCGCGCCGCGGAGCTGCTCGCCCCGCGCGGCGCCGAGGACATCATCGAGCCCATGCGCGGGCTGATGGACAAGGAGCTGGAGCGCACCTACCCGCTCGCCTTCCTCGCCCCGCTGCGCGTCCGCGCCGCGCGCGCCCTGGCGTCCCTGGGCTCGCGGCGGCTGCTCTCGTGGTTCGCCACCACGCTCTTGACCAGTGACCAGGGAGACCTGCAGGAGCAGGGCGCCCGCGGCCTCGCCACCGCCAGCCGTCGGGGCGACGAGGGCTACCTGCTGGACACGCTGGGCCACGCCAACGTGGCGGTGCGCTCGTGGGGCGCGGACGGCCTGTCGCGCCTGGGTGACGTGCGCGCCCTGCCGGTGCTCACCGGCAACCTGCGCAACGACCACCTCCCCATCCGGCTGGGCGCCATCCTCTCCTTCGCGGCCCTGGGCTCGCAGGGCGATGGTGGCCTGCTGCACGGCCTGGAGGACCGCGCGCGCGAGGTGCAGGAGATGGTGTTCGCCATCGTCCTCGCCCGCGACTTGCGCGCCAGCCGCCAGGGTGAGCCGCCGGACCTGCTCGCCAGCGCGCTGTCCAGCGGAAGGCCGGAGGTGCGCTACGCCGCGGCCCGCGCGCTGGAGCTGCGCACGGAGCCGGACGCCTACCGCGCCCACCTGGTCGACGTGCTCTTGCCGCCCCGCCCGGACAAGGTCGGCGACATGAAGGACTGGCCCTCCGAGGAGGACCGCGCCAAGCGCGTCGTCGGACTCGCCGAGGCCCTCTCCAGCGGTCAGCCCGAGCAGCGCTACGCCGCGGCGCAGGTGCTGCTGCTGCGCAACAAGCCGCTCGACTACTTCCGCGAGGCGCAGAAGGTCGCCCGTCCGCGCACGCTGGAGTCCCCGTGGAAGCCGGAGACGGCGCCCACCACGTCTCCCGTGCAGGCCACGCCCGGCAAGAGCTGGCTGCGCCGGCTGTTCTCCGCGGTGAAGCCCGGCACGAGCGCGCCCGAGCCCACCGCCAACGAGGAGCGTCAGCACCTGCGCCGGCTGGCCTTCGGCGCGTACGTGGGCCTCTTGCGGCAGGTCGCCGCGGGGGACGACGAGAGCCACCGCGTCCGTCGCGACGCCGTGGACCGCGTGGTGAAGCTCACCCAGGAGGGCTACGCGGGCACGCCCGCCGCCGTCGCCGCGCTCCTGCGCGCCCTGGAGGACCCGCACCAGCTCGTGCGCAAGGCGGCCCTCGCGGGCCTCAAGGAGCTGTACCCCGCGGGCAGCGACGAGCCGCTCTCGCTCGCGCTGGCCTCGCTGTCGCCGGACGTGGCTCGCGCCGCGCTGGACGAGCTGGCCGCGCGGGGTGACGCCGCGAAGGCGCGCATCACCGCCGCGCTCAACTCGCCGCTGGCGGACGTGCGCCGCTACGCCTTCGAGCTGCTCGAGAAGCTCAGCCCCTCTGGCAGCCTGGAGCCGCTGCTCGCGGCGTTGAGCAGCGAGCACGCCGACCTGCGCGTGGGAGTGATTGAGCGGCTGGCGGGCGCCAACGACTCGCGCGTCACCGAGGCGCTTGGTCGCGCCATGGCCAGCGAGCACGACGACCTGCGCCTGCGCGCGTCCGAGCTGCTGGCGATGCGCGGGGATGACCGGGCGGTGGAGGTGCTGGCCATCTTCCTGCGCTCGGAGACGGCCCCCGTCGCCAAGCGCGCGCTGGAGGCGCTGCACCGGCTGGGCACGCCCGCCGCGGTGAATGCCCTGGCCGCGCGCCTGGCCGCCGCCCCGGACGTCAACGAGCGTCAGCGACTGGTGGCCGCGTTGGGACAGACGCGCCGCCCGGAGGCGCTGGATGTGCTCGCGCGCCGGAGCCAGGAGGACGAGTCGAGCGCGGTGCGAGTCGCCACCGTGGCGGCCGCCATCCACGTGGCTGGCCCCGACGAGAAGAAGCGCGACCATGCGCTCGCGGTGCGCTTCCTGCGCGCGGCGGTGAAGAGCGCGGACGCGGCGGTGCGGCTGGAGGCCCTGCGCCCGCTGGAGCACGGCGCGGAGGTAGGCCAGTCGGAGATTCTCCTGAGCCTCTTCTCGGACCGGGACGGAGCCGTTCGCGCGGAGGCGGTGGCGCTGTATTCGAAGCGCGTCGTCGAGCACGGCGCGCCCGTCGCGCCGCTGGAGGACGTGCTGCGCGCGGGCGCCCGGGAGCTGATGCTGCCGGCCGCCGAGGCTGTCGCGCACCTGCGCGGTGTCAGCTCGCTGCGGCCCCTGCTCCTGTACGCCCGCGCGGGTGAGGACGGTCAGCGCGAGCGCGCCCTGTTGGCCCTGGGCTCCCTGGGTGACGTGCGCGCGCTGAGCGAGCTGGAGGCGGTCGCCGCTGGCGGCACGCCCGAGGCCCCCACGGAGCCGTCCATGGTCTGGGCGGCGATGGAAGGCCTGGGCCGGCTCGCGGGCCGCATGCCGGACAGCGACGAGCGCCGCCGCATCGAGGAGAAGGTGGAGGCCGCCGCGGTGGAGGGCTCCTCCACGGAGCTCCAGGAAGCCGGCGTGAAGGGCCTGCGCGCCATCGGCGGCGAGCGCGCCCGGGTGAAGCTGGAGGCGCTGCTGCTGGACCCGGGCACCGACAGCGACGTGGCCCTCACCGTGGTGAAGGAGCTGGCGAAGCTCAAGGACCTGGAGTCCGAGGCGGCCCTGGCCACGACGCTGGACGCCGATGACGACGACCTGCGCAAGGAGGCGCGCAAGGCGCTGGACGTGCTCTTCCCCAAGGAGCGCACCCGCGTCGAGTTCCTCGCCGTGGCCAGCAAGTACGAGGACATCTCCGACCCCGCCGCGGACTACCTGGCGAAGGAAGGCGAGCCCGCGCTGCTGGTGCCTCGACTGGCCACGTTGACCAGCCAGGACCTGCGACTGCGGCTGCGGCGCGGACTGGCCCGGCGCGGCGTGATGCCCGTGCCGGAGACGGTGGCGCTGCTGGGCCACGACAAGGTGGCGGCCCGCGAGGAGGCGGCGCTGCTCCTGGGCACGTGGACCGGTGAGGCGCGTCAGCCCGGCCAGGTGGACCTCTCCGGCGTGGCGCGCGCGCTGGTCGCGACCGAGCGCCGCACCGCGACCGAATGGGCCTCCACCCTCCCCGGCCCCAAGCGCCAGGAGCAGACCACCGCGTGGGAGCGGCTCCTGTGGGCGGGCTCGCGCCTGGGCGCCGCGGGCATCGCGGACTCCGCGCGAGCGATTCTCCAGGGCGGCGAGGCCAAGGCCCCCGCGTCCGTGCGCCGCGAGGCCGCGAACGCGCTGGAGCGACTGGGCACCCCCGGCGGCACGCTCAAGCTGGTGGGCCAGGATGCGGGCCCCGTGATGTCGAATGAGAAGGAGCGCGCGGCGAGCGCGGAAGTGCTCAAGGCCGCGCTGACGGACCCGGACGCGCAGGTGCGCTCGGCCGTCGCGGACGCGCTGGCGCACCTGGTCCCCGAGCGCGCGGGTGCCTGGGCGCTGGAGGTGAAGCCCTTCGACCCGGTGGCCATGGGCCCCATGGGCGCGAAGGTGTCCACCGACGCGCTCGTCACCTCCGAGGGCCGCCGCCTCGCGGAGCCCGCGCTGCTGGGAAGCCGGAACCTGGCGCCGCTGAAGGTGCTCTCCACGAACGCGAAGCCCGAAGTGAAGCAGGAAGCGTGGGCTGGCATGGGCCGGCTCGGCGGAGACGAGGCGGCGAAGCTGCTGCACGAGTCCGCCTTCGACAAGTCAAACTCCGTGGAGCTGCGCAAGGCCGCCTGGCGCGCCCACAAACGCGCGCGTCGCGCCGCTGACCGCACGCGCAAACTGAGCCAGCGCCAGACCGAGAAGGAAGGTACCCAGTCGTGA